TTGATCTGGCAgggttaacgatgaagctagggcagctaaagTAACAGCCCTCTTATTTTCTTTCCTAGGCACATGTTGAATAATCACGTCACCGAGCCACCCCATTAACTTTTTAGCATAATTATGATATGGACGTAGTTCAggtttcttgacctcgtaactacttAAAAGCTGGTTGATCACTAACTGAGAGTCACCAAATACTTGCAATTGCAACCGCTTCATTTcgacagccatttcaagcccaagtattatTGCTTGATACTCAGTAACGTTGTTAGAGCAGAGTTGTGTCAACGTAAAAGAGTAGGAAAAaacttcaccttgagaagtgacaaatactacgcCAGCACCAACTCCTCT
The DNA window shown above is from Nicotiana tomentosiformis chromosome 8, ASM39032v3, whole genome shotgun sequence and carries:
- the LOC138897136 gene encoding uncharacterized protein; this encodes MSKPVLNDRSKVAIKGQALADFLADHPIPDDWELTTELLDEDAMVIEVQPPWKIHFDGATHRRGVGAGVVFVTSQGEVFSYSFTLTQLCSNNVTEYQAIILGLEMAVEMKRLQLQVFGDSQLVINQLLSSYEVKKPELRPYHNYAKKLMGWLGDVIIQHVPRKENKRAVTLAALASSLTLPDQVQVTICQKWVVSPPNEGESE